Proteins encoded by one window of Engraulis encrasicolus isolate BLACKSEA-1 chromosome 21, IST_EnEncr_1.0, whole genome shotgun sequence:
- the LOC134437136 gene encoding neuromedin-K receptor: MWIILAHKRMRTVTNYLLFNLALSDASMASFNTLVNLVSGLHGDWYFGEGYCKFHNFFPVAAVFASIYSMAAIAMDRYMAIIHPLKPRLSASVTKGVCACVWVMAVTLALPLCVFSTVRVMPHKSACHIAWPRGHADMVMYHILLGLLVYLVPLSIMGVAYSRVALILWGAEIPGDSSENYHQQLLAKRKVVKMMVVVVVTFALCWLPYHLYFLLTGLSPRLTRWRPIQQLYLAVIWLAMSSTMYNPIIYCCLNNR; encoded by the exons ATGTGGATCATCCTCGCGCACAAGAGGATGCGAACGGTCACCAACTATCTGCTCTTCAACCTCGCGCTGTCGGACGCAAGCATGGCATCGTTCAACACGCTCGTCAACCTCGTGAGCGGGCTTCACGGGGATTGGTACTTCGGCGAGGGCTACTGCAAGTTTCATAACTTTTTCCCGGTGGCCGCCGTGTTCGCGAGCATATACTCCATGGCTGCCATTGCAATGGACAG GTACATGGCCATCATCCACCCCCTGAAGCCTCGTCTGTCGGCCTCGGTCACCAagggcgtgtgcgcgtgtgtgtgggtgatggcGGTTACGCTGGCCCTGCcgctgtgtgtgttctccaccgTGCGCGTCATGCCTCACAAGAGCGCCTGCCACATCGCCTGGCCCCGTGGACACGCCGACATGGTCat gtatcACATCCTGCTGGGCCTGCTGGTGTACCTGGTACCGCTAAGCATCATGGGAGTGGCGTACAGCAGGGTGGCGCTGATCCTCTGGGGAGCTGAGATACCGGGAGACTCCTCCGAAAACTACCACCAACAGCTGCTCGCCAAGAGGAAGGTTG TGAagatgatggtagtggtggtggtgacctTTGCCCTCTGCTGGCTGCCCTATCACCTCTACTTCCTCCTGACGGGGCTGAGTCCACGCCTCACGCGCTGGAGGCCCATCCAGCAGCTCTACCTGGCCGTCATATGGCTAGCCATGAGCTCCACCATGTACAACCCCATAATATACTGCTGTCTGAACAACAGGTaa